DNA sequence from the Teretinema zuelzerae genome:
CGCGGGTCATACCCTTTCCAATGCCGTCCTTCATCAGGCGCGAAAGGCTGGGAAGCCCGGCGACCGGCGGATAAATTCCTTTTTGCGAAAGCTCGCGGTCGAGAACTATCTGGCCTTCGGTGATGTAGCCGGTGAGATCAGGGATGGGATGGCTGATGTCGTCGTTTGGCATGGTCAGAATCGGTATCTGGGTGATCGAACCCGAAGACCCCTTGATCTTGCCGGCCCGCTCGTAAATCTCGGCGAGATCGGAATACAGATATCCGGGATAGCCCTTTCGGCCGGGAACCTCGCCCCGGGTCGTCGATATTTCGCGGAGGGCTTCGCAGTAGTTCGTCATGTCGGTCAGGACGACCAGAACGTGCTTGCCCTTTTCATAGGCGAGATATTCGGCGGCTGTCAGCGCGCAGCGGGGCGTAATGATGCGTTCTATGGAAGGAGCGTCTGCGAGTGAAAGGAACATGACGACCCGCGAAAGAACGCCCGACTTTTCAAAGGTATCGATGAAGAAACGGGCTACGTCGTACTTGATTCCCATTCCGGCGAAAACCATGACGAACTCTTCGTCCGCGGCGAGAATTTTCGCCTGTCTGATGATCTGGGCGGTGAGCCGGTTATGAGGAAGACCGTTGCCGGAAAACACGGGAAGCTTTTGTCCGCGGATCAGGGTATTCATGCCGTCGATAGCGGAAATGCCGGTCTGGATGAAGTCCCTCGGATATACGCGGGCGTAAGGATTGATGGGATAGCCGTTCACGTTCAGTTTTTTCGAGGAGTAGAGTTCCGGATATCCGTCTATCGGCTTTCCCAGTCCGTTGAAAATGCGTCCCATCAAGCCTTCGGAGACGCGAAGCTCCATGGGGGTCTCAAGGAATTCAACGGTTGTGTTTTCAAGGCTCAACCCGCTGGTGGATCCGAAAATCTGGATGACGCAGTTCTCGTCGGATACGTCGATTACCCGTCCGGTGCGGATCTGGCCGGAACTGTCGCGAACCGACGCGATTTCTCCGTAAAACACGTTTTCGCGCCGTTTAACTATGACGATGGGGCCGTCCACCGACGAAATGCCCCGATATTCTACGCCTCTCATACAGTCTCCAACTTCCGGTACATACGCTCAAGTTCATCCAATTGTTGAGCCATCCTCGTTTCGACCCCGTGCATGCCGGCGACATCCTCGTTCTCGAAGGTAGTCTTGATGCGAATGATTTCTTCGCGGCAGGGCAGATTCACGATCTTTCCGAGCGGTGCTCCGTTGCGGATGATCGTCAGAGAACGCCGATAAAAGTTCATAATCATCACAAGTATGAGAATCTGTTTTTCCGGAACCGAAAACATATCGATGTCGTCGAAGGCGCTCTGCTGGAGGAATCCGTTCTTGATCATCTCCGCCGCCACTAAAATGATGCGCTCGGTGTCGGGAAGAGCGTCCGGTCCGATGAGCCTGACGATCTGCTGGAGGCGCTGTTCGCGCTTGAGCAGTTCGAGGGCCTGGACGCGCACGTCGTTCCAGCGGGGATCGAGACGATCCCACCAGGGCTTTATTTCCTCTGCGTATTCGGAATACGACTCGATCCAGCCGATCGCCGGATAATGGCGCGCGTTCGCGAGTTCTCTGTCGAGCGCCCAGAAGCATCTGATAAAGCGTTTTGTATGCTGAGTAACGGGTTCGGAAAAGTCTCCTCCCGGAGGAGAAACCGCGCCGATGATCGAAACAGAGCCTTTATCTCCGCAAAGTGCATTCACGCGGCCTGCGCGTTCGTAGAACTCGGCCAGACGCGTTGGAAGATAGGCGGGGAATCCTTCTTCCGCAGGCATTTCTTCCATTCGTCCGGAAAGCTCGCGCAGAGCCTCTGCCCAGCGGCTTGTGGAATCCGCCATGATGGCAACGTGCATGCCCATGTCGCGAAAGTACTCCGCAAGCGTAATTCCGGAATAGAGGGACACTTCGCGGGCCGCTACCGGCATGTTCGAAGTATTCGCTATCAGAATGGTCCGCTCCATAAGGGAGCGGCCGGTGCGCGGATCTATGAGCTCGGGAAATTCGGTAAGAACGTCGGTCATTTCGTTTCCGCGCTCTCCGCAGCCGATGTACACGATT
Encoded proteins:
- a CDS encoding V-type ATP synthase subunit B, yielding MRGVEYRGISSVDGPIVIVKRRENVFYGEIASVRDSSGQIRTGRVIDVSDENCVIQIFGSTSGLSLENTTVEFLETPMELRVSEGLMGRIFNGLGKPIDGYPELYSSKKLNVNGYPINPYARVYPRDFIQTGISAIDGMNTLIRGQKLPVFSGNGLPHNRLTAQIIRQAKILAADEEFVMVFAGMGIKYDVARFFIDTFEKSGVLSRVVMFLSLADAPSIERIITPRCALTAAEYLAYEKGKHVLVVLTDMTNYCEALREISTTRGEVPGRKGYPGYLYSDLAEIYERAGKIKGSSGSITQIPILTMPNDDISHPIPDLTGYITEGQIVLDRELSQKGIYPPVAGLPSLSRLMKDGIGKGMTRDDHKDVSSQLFAAYSKVKSIRNLAAIIGEEELADGDKQYLRFGELFEQHFLTQGEFENRSIAETLDIGWRILSVLPRSELYRIKPEFIDQYMPAALAAAPIAAVPMKGQAG
- a CDS encoding V-type ATP synthase subunit A — protein: MSSDIVQGSVTRISGPIVYAEGLGSCGLYDVVDVGEGALIGEIIRLKDGIATLQVYEDDTGMRVGEKVLCRRRPLSVRLGPGLLGTIYDGIQRPLETLFAGSEAFLKPGVRSEPLDTLKKWRFVPAAGLSSGSPIKPGFILGTVQETNSVVHRIMVPPSIRGRSIAWFAGEGEYTIEEPIARTELDEDIYLAHYWPVRKPRPFSDKLSVSEPLITGQRVIDVFFPLSKGGTAAIPGGFGTGKTMTQHAVAKWCDADIIVYIGCGERGNEMTDVLTEFPELIDPRTGRSLMERTILIANTSNMPVAAREVSLYSGITLAEYFRDMGMHVAIMADSTSRWAEALRELSGRMEEMPAEEGFPAYLPTRLAEFYERAGRVNALCGDKGSVSIIGAVSPPGGDFSEPVTQHTKRFIRCFWALDRELANARHYPAIGWIESYSEYAEEIKPWWDRLDPRWNDVRVQALELLKREQRLQQIVRLIGPDALPDTERIILVAAEMIKNGFLQQSAFDDIDMFSVPEKQILILVMIMNFYRRSLTIIRNGAPLGKIVNLPCREEIIRIKTTFENEDVAGMHGVETRMAQQLDELERMYRKLETV